The Desulfosporosinus acidiphilus SJ4 genome has a window encoding:
- a CDS encoding NAD-dependent epimerase/dehydratase family protein translates to MKIIVAGGDGFCGWPTALYLSNQGHDVIILDSLIRRKWDQELHSNSLTPIANLDQRITRWQELTGKKIKTYIGDLNHYDFLREVLIQTKPDAFVHFAEQRSAPYSMIDREHAVFTQVNNVVGTLNVLYGIKEIVPDCHLIKLGSMGEYGTPNIDIEEGYLNVIHNGREDTIPYPKQPGSFYHLSKVHDSHNIMFATKAWKIRATDLNQGVVYGLHTKETLMDPMLVNRLDYDAVFGTVLNRFLAQAAVGQNLTVYGKGGQTRGFLNIMDTIRCIELAIDNPAKHGDFRVFNQFTEEFSVSDLAKKVQEVARAKGFDPHITHIENPRIEKEDHYYHAAHSKLQDLGLEPHLLTYQVLSDIFVSVLEHKDRLLKDNLLPNIRWA, encoded by the coding sequence TTGAAAATTATTGTTGCCGGAGGAGATGGCTTTTGTGGCTGGCCAACCGCACTCTATTTGTCAAACCAAGGACATGACGTTATTATATTGGATAGTTTAATACGCAGGAAATGGGACCAAGAGCTCCATTCAAACTCCTTAACACCTATTGCCAACTTAGATCAACGCATTACCCGCTGGCAAGAGCTAACCGGCAAAAAGATTAAAACTTATATCGGAGACTTAAATCATTATGACTTCTTACGGGAGGTTCTAATTCAGACTAAGCCGGATGCTTTCGTTCATTTTGCTGAACAGCGTTCAGCACCTTATTCAATGATTGATCGCGAGCACGCTGTCTTTACTCAAGTTAATAACGTTGTTGGCACTCTAAACGTCCTCTATGGAATCAAAGAAATTGTTCCAGATTGTCATCTTATCAAACTCGGTTCCATGGGAGAATATGGAACACCAAACATTGACATTGAAGAAGGTTATCTTAACGTTATCCATAATGGTCGTGAAGATACTATACCTTACCCCAAACAGCCTGGGTCTTTCTATCATCTCTCAAAGGTCCACGATAGCCATAATATCATGTTCGCAACCAAAGCTTGGAAGATTCGGGCTACAGATCTTAACCAGGGTGTTGTTTACGGGTTGCATACCAAAGAAACCCTCATGGATCCCATGTTAGTGAACCGCTTAGATTATGATGCTGTATTCGGAACAGTTTTAAATCGTTTTCTGGCCCAAGCTGCTGTCGGACAAAATTTGACGGTCTATGGAAAAGGCGGTCAAACTCGCGGCTTTCTAAATATCATGGATACCATTCGATGTATTGAACTTGCAATTGACAATCCTGCTAAGCACGGTGATTTTCGTGTCTTTAACCAATTTACTGAAGAATTCTCTGTATCAGACCTTGCCAAAAAGGTTCAGGAAGTTGCCCGTGCTAAAGGTTTTGACCCTCATATTACTCATATAGAAAATCCAAGAATCGAAAAAGAAGATCATTATTATCATGCGGCCCATAGCAAATTACAAGATCTTGGTTTAGAGCCACACTTACTTACCTATCAAGTACTATCAGATATCTTTGTATCCGTTCTTGAGCACAAGGATCGCCTACTTAAGGATAACCTATTGCCTAATATCCGTTGGGCCTGA
- a CDS encoding glycosyltransferase family 4 protein, translated as MKIAVITETFLPSTDGVVTRLRAALHWLQQNGHEVFIIAPDLGIDEFEGAKIQGVHARTLFFYRDRKFSLPTSKVKKYLQEFRPDIVHVVNPVLLGASGVYYSRRLRLPLVASYHTNIAKYARYYHLPFLSPLLWRYFRCLHNQADINLCTSEAMRDELTDQGFNNLYVWKRGVAIDRFGPQNYDQTMRDYLTGGQPEQTLLLYVGRLAAEKEIETIRNVLESSPELSLALVGDGPYKETLQDYFRGTRCIFTGFLHGEQLAKAYASADIFVFPSVTETLGLVILEAMASGLPVVAARSEPSSEQIADGITGFLYTPKDPQSFKEAIFKLKKKSLHHNLSENAFKTASNLGWDEAAKQLLEFYILAYNSKS; from the coding sequence ATGAAAATCGCTGTTATTACTGAGACTTTTTTACCATCAACAGATGGTGTTGTAACCCGTCTCCGTGCTGCCTTGCATTGGCTCCAACAAAACGGACACGAAGTATTCATCATTGCTCCTGATCTGGGTATTGACGAATTCGAAGGGGCAAAAATTCAAGGAGTTCACGCTCGTACCCTTTTCTTTTATCGGGATCGGAAATTCTCACTGCCCACATCCAAGGTTAAAAAGTATTTGCAAGAATTTCGTCCTGATATCGTTCATGTTGTTAACCCTGTGCTCTTGGGAGCATCCGGCGTTTATTACAGTCGTCGTTTAAGGTTACCACTTGTTGCCTCATATCATACGAATATTGCCAAATACGCCCGATATTACCATTTGCCATTCCTTTCCCCCCTGCTATGGCGATACTTTCGCTGCTTACATAATCAGGCAGATATAAATTTATGCACTTCAGAAGCAATGAGAGATGAATTAACCGACCAAGGATTTAATAATCTTTATGTATGGAAGCGGGGCGTCGCCATCGATAGATTCGGTCCCCAAAATTACGATCAAACCATGAGAGACTATTTAACAGGTGGACAACCTGAACAAACGCTTCTTTTATATGTCGGAAGACTAGCAGCGGAAAAGGAAATTGAAACTATCCGCAATGTCTTGGAATCATCTCCTGAACTTAGTCTGGCTCTTGTCGGTGACGGACCCTATAAAGAAACGTTACAGGACTATTTTAGAGGCACCCGTTGTATTTTCACCGGCTTCTTACATGGTGAGCAGCTAGCGAAGGCCTACGCTTCTGCGGACATTTTCGTTTTTCCTTCCGTCACGGAAACCTTAGGATTAGTTATTCTGGAAGCAATGGCTTCTGGACTCCCTGTTGTTGCTGCACGTTCCGAACCAAGTTCCGAGCAAATCGCTGACGGCATCACAGGATTCCTTTACACACCAAAAGATCCGCAAAGTTTTAAGGAAGCGATATTTAAATTAAAGAAAAAAAGCCTGCACCATAATCTTTCTGAAAATGCTTTTAAGACAGCAAGTAATCTTGGATGGGATGAAGCAGCTAAGCAGCTTCTTGAGTTTTATATACTAGCCTATAACTCCAAATCATAA
- a CDS encoding DUF1657 domain-containing protein: MTVQADLEKAVAAAQSALGTYETFSASTLDDSAKQMFKEMSSDMERHVALLRGRLAYVTQNNSMNKSLS; the protein is encoded by the coding sequence TTGACTGTACAGGCAGATTTGGAAAAAGCGGTAGCTGCAGCCCAATCAGCACTAGGTACTTATGAAACTTTTTCGGCTTCAACTCTTGATGATTCGGCGAAACAAATGTTTAAGGAAATGTCGAGTGATATGGAGCGTCATGTTGCGCTGCTAAGAGGTCGGTTAGCTTATGTAACTCAGAACAACAGTATGAATAAGTCATTGAGTTAA
- a CDS encoding adenylate cyclase, whose translation MTYAINTQRDVFKLALLLYDYLSQHGHVDEAERFNQLVDSCYPQDKLALEAHLKAFRQIKTTIPDLPLAYVKAIDEAEEILADNQGL comes from the coding sequence ATGACATATGCTATCAATACCCAGAGAGATGTTTTTAAATTAGCACTACTTCTCTACGATTATTTAAGTCAACATGGTCATGTCGATGAGGCGGAGCGTTTTAATCAATTGGTGGATTCTTGCTATCCTCAGGATAAGCTGGCCTTAGAGGCCCATCTTAAGGCTTTCAGGCAAATTAAAACAACGATTCCTGATTTACCCTTGGCTTATGTAAAGGCAATTGATGAGGCTGAGGAGATTTTAGCGGATAATCAAGGACTTTGA
- a CDS encoding PAS domain-containing protein, with protein MGTWEVDLINNTGCHDSRWKAILGYSEHEVIDDWHRLIHPEDVKKVDKAIQETVNRKSERYSSEYRLLHKNGTYRWVEFSCSIIYDQSLQPLRLLGLTIAQRSC; from the coding sequence ATCGGTACCTGGGAGGTTGATCTGATCAACAATACAGGGTGCCACGATTCCCGTTGGAAAGCAATTCTGGGCTACAGTGAACATGAGGTTATCGATGATTGGCATCGTCTTATTCATCCAGAAGATGTAAAGAAAGTCGACAAAGCAATACAAGAAACGGTGAACAGAAAAAGTGAGAGATATTCTTCGGAGTATCGTCTTCTTCATAAAAATGGGACGTATCGTTGGGTTGAATTCTCATGTAGTATTATCTATGATCAATCGCTTCAGCCGCTTCGTTTATTGGGGTTAACCATAGCTCAGAGAAGCTGCTGA
- a CDS encoding MBL fold metallo-hydrolase, producing the protein MAKELIKIKYLFHSGFLVETDNNLYILDYYRGDIGDVIKKSPKNIVVFSSHNHPDHFNPLILEWQKVRPDIHYILSSDIVISKKVNNLNVLSPYDQLTLGNLTVKAYNSTDIGVSFLIQDGGNHLFHAGDLNWWYWVDTPEEMAKAEKAFKDEVQKIKGEIIDFAFFPVDPRLEKNYKAGAEYFIQELAPKYLIPMHFADSPEIVEEFEIEMKDSSCQILKFTRKGQELII; encoded by the coding sequence ATGGCAAAAGAGCTGATAAAAATTAAATATTTATTTCATAGTGGTTTTCTAGTTGAAACAGATAATAATTTGTATATTCTTGATTATTATCGAGGAGATATTGGGGATGTAATAAAGAAAAGTCCTAAAAATATTGTAGTCTTCTCCTCACACAACCATCCTGACCATTTTAATCCGCTAATTTTAGAATGGCAGAAGGTGAGACCGGATATTCACTATATACTAAGTTCTGATATTGTAATATCTAAAAAAGTAAATAACCTTAATGTTCTGTCTCCGTATGATCAACTTACGTTGGGTAACCTTACAGTAAAGGCTTATAACTCAACAGACATTGGAGTCTCCTTTCTTATTCAAGATGGAGGAAATCACCTCTTTCATGCCGGAGACTTAAATTGGTGGTATTGGGTTGATACGCCGGAAGAAATGGCCAAGGCCGAAAAGGCTTTTAAGGATGAAGTTCAGAAAATCAAAGGGGAAATCATCGATTTTGCCTTTTTTCCGGTTGATCCAAGACTGGAGAAGAATTATAAAGCAGGAGCAGAGTATTTTATTCAAGAACTTGCTCCTAAGTATTTAATTCCTATGCACTTTGCGGATAGTCCTGAGATTGTAGAAGAATTTGAAATTGAAATGAAAGATTCTTCTTGCCAAATCCTCAAATTCACCCGAAAAGGGCAAGAGCTGATTATTTGA
- a CDS encoding VOC family protein yields the protein MKFRFGHNNFNVLDLEKSLKFYKEALGLVEVKRFEPTSGEFKLVYLGDGVTQHSLELTWLKERTKPYDLGENEFHVAFMVDDFEAAYELHKKMGCICYENKEMGIYFINDPDNYWLEILPKE from the coding sequence ATGAAATTTCGATTTGGCCATAACAATTTTAATGTCTTAGATCTTGAAAAAAGTCTAAAATTTTATAAAGAAGCCTTAGGTCTTGTAGAAGTTAAACGATTCGAACCCACAAGCGGCGAATTTAAACTTGTTTATCTTGGAGATGGAGTAACCCAGCACAGTCTGGAACTTACTTGGTTGAAAGAGCGAACGAAACCCTATGACTTAGGAGAGAACGAATTCCATGTAGCTTTTATGGTTGACGATTTTGAAGCAGCTTATGAACTTCACAAAAAGATGGGCTGCATTTGCTATGAAAATAAGGAAATGGGCATTTATTTCATTAATGACCCCGATAATTACTGGCTGGAAATTCTCCCCAAGGAATAA
- a CDS encoding ABC transporter substrate-binding protein — protein sequence MKNDDFKAIPKIISLVPSATEILFFLGLESHLIGVTENCSYPDQAKIKGKVGTFGYPQLSKILALRPDLVLADGALHRNLISKLKLNQINVLEAIPLKIDDIFVLMSRLGQICQKDMTVQPLIGILKDRVDKLSSDTIIRRPRVFRLMSTNPYVTPGVKSFQYDALRLAGAQLMEFQTNDPYVPVSWNQIEEFDPEVILFCGVDKGQLLPPKCKGCDAKDPLCHRTVEEFITEDWGNITAVRQNHIYPISCDCLCRPGPRLIAGMEKLHKLFESIR from the coding sequence ATCCCTGGTTCCTTCAGCTACTGAAATTCTCTTTTTTCTCGGCTTAGAGTCTCATCTTATAGGAGTTACAGAAAACTGCAGTTATCCGGATCAGGCAAAAATAAAGGGCAAAGTGGGTACCTTTGGCTATCCTCAACTGTCAAAGATTCTCGCGCTTAGACCTGACCTTGTTCTTGCAGATGGGGCCTTGCACAGAAACCTAATAAGCAAACTCAAATTGAATCAAATCAACGTTCTTGAGGCTATTCCTCTAAAAATTGATGACATTTTTGTACTTATGAGCAGACTAGGACAGATCTGCCAAAAAGACATGACAGTGCAACCTCTCATTGGGATTTTAAAGGATCGGGTTGATAAACTTAGCAGTGATACAATAATTCGAAGACCGAGGGTTTTTCGCCTGATGAGCACAAATCCTTATGTAACCCCGGGTGTAAAGTCGTTTCAATATGATGCGTTGCGGCTGGCTGGCGCCCAGTTGATGGAATTTCAGACGAACGATCCTTATGTTCCTGTGAGCTGGAACCAAATCGAGGAATTTGATCCGGAAGTGATCCTGTTTTGTGGAGTTGATAAAGGGCAACTGCTGCCTCCCAAATGTAAAGGATGTGATGCGAAAGATCCCCTTTGTCATAGAACTGTGGAGGAATTCATAACCGAAGATTGGGGTAACATAACAGCCGTTCGCCAGAATCATATTTATCCAATATCCTGCGACTGTCTATGTCGACCAGGCCCCAGACTGATCGCCGGGATGGAGAAACTGCACAAACTGTTTGAGAGTATCAGATAG